One Natrinema marinum genomic window carries:
- a CDS encoding ABC transporter ATP-binding protein: protein MPPAIETVDLVKEYGDLRALQELSLTVEEGEFFGLLGPNGAGKTTFINTLVGLVRKTGGEARVFGHDVEADYQRARDAIGLAPQEFNVDRFFPIKEVLMHKAGYHGIPEDEAAERADEVLKRVGIYDKRNERFDWLSGGMKRRLLLARALVTDPDLLILDEPTAGVDVQLRHDLWELVTELNDEGTTILLTTHYIEEAERLCDRVAIMNEGRKVTVATPDELKQRGTDTVAVGLESPPATAPDLGPYAHGTTVSGNRLEVRVDDGGSIAPRLLNDLEAMGYEIADLEITRTSLEEIFVDLTRSEDRTVTRSSAESAGAEDEPPANRDEEREREQEGVA, encoded by the coding sequence ATGCCACCGGCCATCGAGACCGTCGACCTCGTGAAGGAGTACGGCGATCTACGCGCCCTGCAGGAACTGTCGCTGACCGTCGAGGAAGGCGAGTTCTTCGGCCTGCTCGGCCCCAACGGCGCGGGCAAGACGACGTTCATCAACACGCTGGTCGGTCTGGTCCGCAAGACCGGCGGCGAGGCGCGGGTCTTCGGCCACGATGTCGAAGCCGACTACCAGCGGGCCCGCGACGCGATCGGGCTCGCGCCCCAGGAGTTCAACGTCGACCGATTCTTTCCCATCAAGGAGGTGCTGATGCACAAGGCCGGCTACCACGGAATCCCCGAGGACGAGGCCGCCGAACGGGCCGACGAGGTGCTCAAGCGCGTCGGCATCTACGACAAGCGCAACGAGCGCTTCGACTGGCTCTCCGGCGGGATGAAACGCCGCTTGCTGCTCGCGCGCGCCCTCGTCACCGACCCCGATCTCCTCATTCTGGACGAACCGACCGCGGGGGTCGACGTCCAGTTGCGCCACGACCTCTGGGAACTCGTGACCGAACTCAACGACGAGGGGACGACGATCCTCCTCACCACGCACTACATCGAGGAGGCAGAGCGCCTCTGTGACCGCGTCGCGATCATGAACGAGGGTCGGAAGGTGACCGTCGCGACCCCGGACGAACTGAAACAACGGGGCACCGACACCGTCGCCGTGGGACTCGAGTCGCCTCCCGCCACCGCCCCCGATCTCGGACCCTACGCACACGGAACGACGGTCTCCGGCAATCGCCTCGAGGTGCGCGTCGACGACGGCGGCTCGATCGCGCCGCGCCTGCTCAACGATCTCGAAGCGATGGGGTACGAGATCGCCGACCTCGAGATCACTCGAACGTCGCTCGAGGAGATCTTCGTGGACCTCACCCGAAGCGAGGATCGGACCGTGACCCGCTCCTCGGCCGAGAGCGCGGGTGCCGAGGACGAACCGCCGGCGAACCGCGACGAGGAGCGAGAACGCGAACAGGAGGGGGTCGCCTGA
- a CDS encoding NADP-dependent oxidoreductase — translation MAETRQWQLASRPVGEPTMENFELVTVDRPEPGHGEVLVKTLYQSVDPYMRGRMRDAESYAEPWEVGDPMKAGVVGEVVESNAARFDEGDVVTGDLLWAEHAVADADELQRVNPELGPVSTALGVLGMPGVTAYWGLLDIGDPSPGDTVVVSAAAGAVGSVVGQLARLNGARVVGTAGSDEKIDWLTDDLGFDAAINYKTTDDLSSAMDEACPDGIDVYFDNVGGPITDAVWPRLNEHARVAVCGQIALYNETSVPTGPRKLAQLIQTRAKVEGLLVSDYENRWGEALERLSKFVRNDEIRYRENVVEGFENAPDAFLGLFEGENIGKQLVKVAERGE, via the coding sequence ATGGCAGAGACCAGACAGTGGCAACTCGCGAGCCGTCCCGTCGGCGAACCGACCATGGAGAACTTCGAACTCGTCACCGTCGACCGGCCCGAGCCGGGCCACGGCGAAGTCCTCGTCAAGACGCTGTATCAGTCGGTCGACCCCTACATGCGCGGCCGGATGCGCGACGCGGAATCGTACGCCGAACCGTGGGAGGTCGGCGATCCCATGAAAGCCGGCGTCGTCGGCGAGGTCGTCGAGTCCAACGCCGCCCGGTTCGACGAGGGCGATGTCGTCACTGGCGACCTCCTCTGGGCGGAGCACGCGGTCGCCGACGCGGACGAACTCCAGCGGGTAAACCCCGAACTCGGCCCCGTTTCGACGGCGCTGGGCGTCCTCGGTATGCCCGGCGTCACCGCCTACTGGGGCCTGCTCGACATCGGTGACCCAAGTCCCGGCGATACGGTCGTCGTCTCCGCCGCCGCGGGCGCGGTGGGCTCCGTCGTCGGCCAACTCGCGCGACTCAACGGCGCGCGCGTCGTCGGCACCGCCGGCAGCGACGAGAAGATCGACTGGCTCACCGACGACCTCGGCTTCGACGCCGCGATCAACTACAAGACGACCGACGACCTCTCGAGCGCGATGGACGAGGCCTGTCCCGACGGGATCGATGTCTACTTCGACAACGTCGGCGGCCCCATCACGGACGCCGTCTGGCCCCGGCTGAACGAACACGCTCGTGTCGCGGTCTGCGGCCAGATTGCGCTCTACAACGAGACCAGCGTCCCGACCGGCCCCCGAAAGCTCGCCCAGCTCATCCAGACCCGCGCGAAGGTCGAAGGGCTGCTCGTCAGCGACTACGAGAACCGCTGGGGCGAGGCGCTCGAGCGCCTCTCGAAATTCGTTCGCAACGACGAGATCCGCTACCGCGAGAACGTCGTCGAAGGCTTCGAGAACGCGCCCGACGCCTTCCTCGGGCTGTTCGAGGGCGAGAACATCGGCAAGCAGTTGGTTAAGGTCGCCGAGCGCGGCGAGTAA
- a CDS encoding ABC transporter permease yields the protein MLSVGFRALFRREILRFVRRPKNTFMPPAITNVLYFAVFGVILGGRIDQIAGFSYILFIVPGLIVLGAISNAFENASFSIFHGRWNEYIHETLTSPLSYAEMVVAYVGASAVRGIIVGVIIAGVGRAFVEISVKHPLYLIATLVVITALFAGFGIIGGLVARDFDDLTVMNQFIIRPLVFFGAVFYSLETLPGIWQQVSLLNPMVLMVDSVRYGFLGYSDLVQVAPAGYADIVPLASLAALTVLTAVVVAIDVYLFEIGYGLTD from the coding sequence ATGCTCTCGGTCGGCTTCCGTGCGCTCTTCCGGCGCGAGATCCTGCGGTTTGTCCGTCGCCCGAAGAACACGTTCATGCCGCCGGCGATCACGAACGTGCTCTACTTCGCCGTCTTCGGGGTGATTCTGGGCGGCCGAATCGACCAGATCGCGGGCTTTTCTTACATCCTCTTCATCGTGCCCGGCCTCATCGTGCTGGGGGCGATCTCGAACGCCTTCGAGAACGCCTCGTTCTCGATCTTCCACGGCAGATGGAACGAGTACATCCACGAGACGCTGACCTCACCGCTGTCGTACGCTGAGATGGTCGTCGCCTACGTCGGTGCCAGCGCGGTTCGGGGCATTATCGTCGGCGTCATCATCGCCGGCGTCGGCCGCGCGTTCGTCGAAATTTCGGTGAAACACCCGCTCTACCTGATCGCCACGTTAGTCGTCATCACGGCGCTGTTCGCCGGCTTCGGAATCATCGGCGGGCTCGTGGCGCGGGATTTCGACGATCTCACCGTGATGAACCAGTTCATCATCCGCCCGCTGGTCTTTTTCGGCGCGGTGTTCTACTCGCTCGAGACGCTGCCGGGGATCTGGCAGCAGGTGTCGCTGCTGAACCCGATGGTGTTGATGGTCGACAGCGTGCGTTACGGCTTCCTCGGCTACTCCGATCTCGTGCAGGTCGCGCCGGCCGGCTACGCCGACATCGTCCCGCTGGCGTCGCTCGCCGCGCTGACCGTCCTCACCGCGGTCGTCGTTGCGATCGACGTCTACCTGTTCGAGATCGGCTACGGGCTGACCGACTGA